The DNA segment TCTGGCCAAGACTGGCCAGTTCCGCGAAGACCTCTACTACCGCCTGCACGTAATTTCCCTGAAGCTGCCCGCCCTGCGCGAGCGCGGAAACGACGTGCTGGAAATCGCCCGCTCTTTCCTCACGCGCCAGTGCACGCAGATGGGCCGCGACAACCTGCGCTTCGCCTCTGACGCGGAACAGGCCATCCGGCACTACAGCTGGCCGGGTAACGTGCGTGAACTGGAAAACGCCATCGAGCGCGCGGTGATCCTCTGCGAGAGCCCCGATATTTCGGCGGACCTGCTGGGTATCGATATCGAGCTGGATGACCTGGACGACGAAGACTTCAGCGACGGCCTTCCACAGGCCCAGGCCAACAACACCGCCCACGAGCCCACCGAAGACCTGTCCCTGGAAGACTACTTCCAGCACTTCGTGCTCGAGCACCAGGACCACATGACCGAAACCGAGCTGGCCCGCAAGCTGGGCATCAGCCGCAAATGCCTGTGGGAACGCCGCCAACGCCTGGGCATTCCGCGCCGTAAATCGGGTGCTGCCGCCAGCCCTTGAGCGGCCGGCGCAGGTGACAACCGGGGAACACCTCAAGTTCCCCACATTGTTACCCCGCCTAACATCACGTAACAAAGCCGGGTTCAAAGGTAACGGAAACCCGGCTTTTTTTTGCCCATCGCTCAGGCCGACAACCTCGCAAACCATTGATTTACAAGGAAACGCAAAAGTTGGCACGGCATCTGCTTTATATCTGGCACAACAACAATAACAACTGCTGAACCCACAATAAAAACAAGACGTATCGACTCCAGCACAATAAAAACAAGACAGCGGAGGCGCAGCTAACTGATTCTTTTGGAGAGGAGTTGCCTTTGGGGCTCGCCCCACAGCCAGACCGAGAACAATAAAACTGTCCTGAGACAGCACCTGTACTGGTTGGGTCATGGAATGATCACGGCACCATCAGCGTCCAAAGCAATCCGTTTGCTATTAACCCTCGGTTGGAGGGCATTTCCAGAGGCAGAAAGCCTGCTGGAGCGGGTCGAACAACAAAAACACCAAGCCCGACACAATAAAAACAAAGCACGCACCAATTTGGGGGGGAGCTTCGGCTCCCCCAGTAGCTTTGACACCTGTCAGACCTTTCCTTCAACATCCCCCCTCTCAGTGCTAGAATCCGCGGCCATCGTGCGCCCATATCCTTTTCTGGCCGACCATCCCGCAAAACAGTGCATCCCATGCTGAAGAAGCTGTTCCAGTCTTTCCGTTCTCCCCTTCGCCGCGCGCAACATCCGCGCAGCACTCCCGAAGTACTGGGTAACAATCAGCATTCGCTGCGCCGTTCGGACATCAGCCGCAACGCCGTCATGGTCGTCGAGCGCCTGCAGAAGGCCGGCTACCAGGCATATCTGGTGGGGGGCTGCGTTCGCGACCTGCTGCTGAACCTGCGCCCGAAAGATTTCGACGTGGCCACCAACGCCACCCCGGAACAGGTCCGCGCCGAGTTCCGCAACGCACGGGTAATTGGCCGCCGCTTCAAACTGGCCCACGTGCAGTTCGGCCGAGAGATCATCGAGGTCGCCACCTTCCGCGCCAACCACCCGCAAGGCGAAGAAGACGAAGACAGCAGCCAGGCGTCACGCAACGAAAGCGGGCGCATCCTCCGCGACAATGTCTATGGCAGCCTGGAAGACGACGCCCAGCGTCGCGACTTCACCATCAACGCGCTGTATTACGACCCGACCACCGAGCGCATCCTCGACTACGCCCACGGTGTGCACGACATCCGCAACCGCCTGGTGCGCCTGATCGGCATTCCTGAGCAACGTTACCAGGAAGACCCGGTGCGCATGCTGCGTGCCGCGCGCTTCGCCGCCAAGCTGGACTTCGAGATCGAGAAACACAGCGCCGCACCCATTCGCCGCCTGGCCCCGATGCTGCGCGAAATCCCCTCCGCACGCCTGTTCGATGAAGTGCTCAAGCTGTTCCTGGCCGGCAAGGCCGAACGCACGTTCGAGTTGCTGGTGGAGTTCGACCTCTTCGCGCCTCTGTTCCCGGCCAGCGCTGCCGCGCTGGAGCGCAACCCC comes from the Pseudomonas sp. TCU-HL1 genome and includes:
- a CDS encoding polynucleotide adenylyltransferase PcnB, which produces MLKKLFQSFRSPLRRAQHPRSTPEVLGNNQHSLRRSDISRNAVMVVERLQKAGYQAYLVGGCVRDLLLNLRPKDFDVATNATPEQVRAEFRNARVIGRRFKLAHVQFGREIIEVATFRANHPQGEEDEDSSQASRNESGRILRDNVYGSLEDDAQRRDFTINALYYDPTTERILDYAHGVHDIRNRLVRLIGIPEQRYQEDPVRMLRAARFAAKLDFEIEKHSAAPIRRLAPMLREIPSARLFDEVLKLFLAGKAERTFELLVEFDLFAPLFPASAAALERNPEYTGRLIRQALINTDERIRQGKPVTPAFLFAALLWPALPTRAAQLQERGMPPIPAMQEAAHGLIMEQVQRTAIPKRFSIPIREIWDMQERLPRRSGKRADLLLENPRFRAGYDFLLLRESAGEKTDGLGDWWTDYQDASDSQRRTMIRDLNAKDDQQPSGQRRRRGGSRRRRGPRGDGAPSTSGD